In Canis lupus baileyi chromosome 19, mCanLup2.hap1, whole genome shotgun sequence, the sequence cccccaccccccgcgcctccctccatcctccctgcctcccttgccctcactccctgcctctcccctccagtgGCCACAGTGAACAATCTCGCCTGCAGGGGGCTGGACAAGCTGGAGAAGCTGCCTTTTCTCCAGCAACCTTCGGACACGGTAGGGTGGGGACCCCTACGGTGGGAGCCAGAGAGGGGTGGCGGTGGGAGGGAGCAGCGCAGCCTCCTCAGGGACCAGCCCAGGACCTGGGCCCACCACACTGGGGTTGAGTCGGGTTTGGGGCCTACTCAACACTGGCCAAGTTACAATGATCAGCCCCCGCCGAGCTGACCGAGCACTGAAGATGTGGCAGTGGGTGCCCATAATCCCCTCAACAACCCCGGGAGGGAGAACCTCTAtttcccctcattttacagaagggaaATTGAGGTCCCGCGTCAGGAAGGGCCAGGGACCCCTGACACCCAGCCTTGAGGAGCTGGGTAAGAGAAGGGAGCCAGAACCTGGAGGGGGCCCCCTCCCACCAGGTGGTGACCTCGGCCAAGGACACGGTGGCCAGCGGCGTGACGGGCGTGGTGGGCCTGGCGCGGCAGGGCCGCCGCTGGAGTATAGACCTGAAGCGCTCCATGAGCCACGCCGTGGACGTTGTGCTGGGCAAGTCAGAGGAGCTGGTGGACCACTTCCTGCCCATGACTGAGGACGAGCTGGGtgaggctgccccccccccactgctcCCCAGTCCCTCTGCCCAGCCCGCATGCCCGGAGGTCACGGGCCACATAGCTCCAGCACTTTGCAGGGACTCCAGTGGGTCACAGGGCGGGGAGCCCAGCCCTGACGTCCCAtccacccctgcagcccccgaCCCGCATCCTCCTAGAAATCAGACCACGCAGACCCGGAGCGGGCACGGGGCTTACGCAGGTGAGGGCCACAGCCTCGAACTGGCGGCCCTCCTGCTTGCAGCGCTGCCTAGGCAGGGCCTAGAGTGCTCTAACTCATCCCGTGCATCTAACAATGAGATCGCGCCCTCCTGATCCCGAGCTGCGGCCTGTCCTCCAGCCTGAAACACTCGAGCTGAAAGGCATCTGCTCTCTCCTGGGgcgcctggccggctcagtctgTGGGGTGggccactcttgatcttggggctgtgagtttgagtcccgcgttgggggtagagattacttaaaaaataaaatcttattaaaaaaaaacccaaacacaccATTCTCCAGCTTTCTACATCTTGCCTGACCCTGGAGACGATCTGACTTCTCAACCCCCCTGCCTTATGGCACTTGGGGGACGCGTCAAGGCACTCCCTCCTCCGCAGAAAGGCTGTGAGGCATTTATgaaacacctactgtgtgccacacACTTGTCaagtgtattccttttttttcttttttaaggattttatttagggtagcctgggtggctcagtggtttagcacctccttcagcccagggcttaaTCCTAAGAcacaggatcgagccccatgtcaggctccctgcatggagcctgcttctccctctgcctgtgtttctgcccctctctctgtgtctctcataataaataaataaataaataaataaataaataaataaataaataatctttaaaaaaaaagattttatttatttattcatcggagacacagagaggcagagacataggcagagggagagggagaagcaggctccacgcagggagcccgacgcaggactcgaacccgggactccaggatcacgccctgggctgaaggcagaccgctgagcccccggggctgccccgccAAGTGTATTCTTAACAGACCATTTAGTAGAGGGGTCAAGGGTGCCTGGGCTGGAATCCCAGGTCTGCCTCTTGCACatcgtctccctctgcctcggtgTTCTTCACCTGTAAATGGGGCTGATAGCAGTGCCCATGTCGTAGGGTCTGGGGAAGGTTAAACGAATTGATAGCAGTAAAGGAAAACGATAAATTTGGGAGCCCGTGGGCTTGTGAACCCAGAAGGAGGGTGAGCAGATGTGCAGAGGCGACCACGCTGACCTCTCCTCCGTCCCATCCTCCAGCGGCCCTGGCAGCCGAGGCCGAGGGCCCGGAAGTGGGCTcggtggaggagcagaggagacaTCAGGGCTACTTTGTGCGTTTGGGCTCCCTGTCAGCACGGCTCCGCCACCTGGCCTATGAACACtccctggggaaactgaggcagaagaaaCACCACGCCCAGGACACACTGGCCCAGCTGCAGGAGACGCTGGAGCTGGTGAGAGCCTCTGTCCACCCCCGCCCCGAGACGCAGGCCAGTAGGCATGGATTGAGTGCCAGCTGCGTACCTGGTCCTGAGCTGGTCTGCAGCGGGGAGGCACAGCCGGGCCCCGCTGCCTCCAGCCGCGTGTGTTCAGGGCTGGGGCAGAGCGGGGACATGGGGCTGGGGCAGCTCGAGGGTGGGGGTCAAGACTCAGCCTGGGGAGACAGGAGGGGGTCTCCGGGCGAAGGAGATGTAGGACCTGGAATTTATAGACAGGGTAGCTCAGGAGAGAAAGCACCGCTTCCCCCGCGCACCTGCCACCCATCCCAATCCTCCGCAGCCTGTAGGTTCTAGACTATTCCCTCACTCACTGTCCATCCCTCCCTTTGAACTGCTGAGTTCAGATGCCCCTGACCTGCTCCTCCTGCGTCTCGCCTCCGTCCTTGCAGGGGGGTCAGGTCAAAGCCCGGGAGCAACCCTccactcccctctctcctccGCTCTCACGCCCCGCACAGCGGCGGGTGCCGCAGCTCTGCCCACAGCCCCCCTTCCTCTTCCTGCGGCCTGGTCCAGCCGGTCCCCCAGCTCCATCCGGGACCCCGCTCTGCCCTCCCCGCAGCCGCCACCAGAGTGCGCCGATGAGCACCCGAGGCCGCTTACGTCACCGGGCACGCTGTCCTCAAGGTGCATCCacgttgtagcaggtgtcaggatgTCCCTCCCTTCTAAGGCTGAGTCCTATTTCCGGAGCGCGGATGGACTccaatttatttctatttatcttctGATGCCTGCCTTGTCCTGGGCACCGAAGAGGGCGCAGTGGCCCCCTCAGGACACTCACAGCGCAGTagggggaccagggtcatgaTGGAGAACATGCAGGTGCTGTGGAATCTGCCCAgccaggaggggagcagggaagacttcctggaggcaGAGGCATCTACACTGAAACTTAAACTGGAGTGAGCCAGACAGGGGCGTGGGGTGGAGGGAAACCTGTCCCTGGCAGACGGAGCAGCATGGCCAAAGTGAGTCTGAGCTTCAGGGGAACCACGGGGCGCAGGGTCTGGCCAAGAGCAGAGGAGAGACCGGGCTGGTGGGCCAGGCTAGATCAGTAGGCGGGGAAGGCTGCAGGGAAGAAGATGCTCTCTAGATGTTCATCGAGACCAGATCCAGGCTAGAGtgctgggccccccacccccgagcccccAAATCCTCCAGCTCTAACTACCACTGCCTCCGTCCCCTCAGATCAACCTCATGCAGTGTGGGGCGACCCCCACGGCCCCGGCCCGCCCTGGGAAGGTGCACGAGCTTTGGGAGGACTGGAACCAGCACTCCCCAGAGaacggccgccgccgccgcagccagGTAGGGTGGCGGGGAGAGGGTGACCAAGGGGgatgtgggggggtggggtgcctTCTGGATCTGCCCAGGGTTGCCAGGGGCCGGGCTCCAGCTGTCTCAAACCAAGTGCTGAGGCCAGCTGTTGGGAGCAtccatggggaaactgaggcaggcagaGCGCCGGTCTGGGACACTgaggcccctcccctctgccacaGGCGGAGCTGGAGACGCTGGTGCTGTCCCGCAGCCTGATGAGGGAGCTGCAGGGAACGGTGGACGCGCTGGAGACCAGTGTGCGGGGCCTGCCCCGGGGCGCCCAGGACAAGGTGGCCGAGGTGCGGCGCAGTGTGGACGCCCTGCAGTCCGCCTTCGCCGACGCCCGCTGCTTCGGGGACGTGCCGGCCGCCGCCCTGGCTGAGGGCCGAGGCAGCGTGGCCCGGGCGCACGCCTGCGTGGACGAGCTGCTGGAGCTGGTGCTGCAGGCCGTGCCGCTCCCCTGGCTGGTGGGGCCCTTCGCGCCCATCCTCGTGGAgcggcccgcgcccccgcctGACCTGGAGGCCCTGGTGGACGAGGTGGTGGGGGGCCCTGACCCCCGCTGGGCTCACCTGGACTGGCCGGCGCAGCAGAGGGCCTGGGAGGCCCAGCACGGGGACGGGACGGCCCTCCCGGAGGACGTTCCCCAGgaggagcccccgccccccggccgccccAAGCACACCCTGATGCCAGAGCTGGACTTCTGACCATGTGGGGCCAGCGGGGCAGCAGAGGCCACGAGGGCCAGTGTCCCGGGATCCCTGCTGCCCCCTCGTGGCCGCGTGTGCGCGCTGACAGCCCACGCGGTGACCTCGCCcgggggacagggctgggggtggggggagctgaaTTCAGAATCCCAGACCCGCTTCACTGCTCTCAGACTCTCCCCAGTCCTTCCCGGGACAATGAGGACTGGAATCCAGTTCAGGTCCCACTAGCCCCAGCTGGGTTCAGCTGACTGCGGCCCCCATCCCTGCACCCCAAGAAGCACATCAAAACCCGCAGAAGCACATGTTTTGCCCAGTGGCCTCTGGGGTTTTGAAACGTGAgcaccccccactcccccgccACCTTGTACATCCTGGACTCAGGGTCCCCGAGGATATGCAGCTGTATTAGCCGGACCTGCACATCCACTTGCTTTGCCCTTTGGGGTTCGTGCTCTAGAATAAAGGTGCTTTGTGTTGTCCAAAGGCCTATGGCCTCTGTTCAGGCCTGGGGTGGGTCTTAGCTGCAGGGTGCCGGGTGTGCAGTTGCTCAGGTGTGGGACTGTGTGGCACAAGCCAAGGTTCAAGATTCGAAAGCAGTGAAAATGCCTCTCtggccagcctgccagcctgtctggagtcccccccaccctccactaGCGCCCTCCCCACCTGGGTTAGGCACGTGGGTGTAGCTTCCTGGGATGGAAGCTGTTCACACTTTAGTATAAATGAATTTCTCGGAAACTGGAGAACAGAATCTGAGGGAAGAAGTAGTCAGATGGAGCAGCCCCTCCCATGCCAACCACCCTGGACCCGCAGGGGCTGATCCTGCTGTGAGTCCTCCAGCTGCACTGGCCAGGATGGGGGCACACAGAGGTAGGGGAAGGGCCACGGGCCAGTCTCTGGGGGGGCCCTCCCGTCCTTTGAC encodes:
- the PLIN5 gene encoding perilipin-5, with translation MSDHEAAQPPTTSLCEQDQQNAVQRVVALPLVRTTCTAVLDAYSAAKDRHPLLGSACRLAEHCVCGLTTRALDHAQPLLSHLQPQLATVNNLACRGLDKLEKLPFLQQPSDTVVTSAKDTVASGVTGVVGLARQGRRWSIDLKRSMSHAVDVVLGKSEELVDHFLPMTEDELAALAAEAEGPEVGSVEEQRRHQGYFVRLGSLSARLRHLAYEHSLGKLRQKKHHAQDTLAQLQETLELINLMQCGATPTAPARPGKVHELWEDWNQHSPENGRRRRSQAELETLVLSRSLMRELQGTVDALETSVRGLPRGAQDKVAEVRRSVDALQSAFADARCFGDVPAAALAEGRGSVARAHACVDELLELVLQAVPLPWLVGPFAPILVERPAPPPDLEALVDEVVGGPDPRWAHLDWPAQQRAWEAQHGDGTALPEDVPQEEPPPPGRPKHTLMPELDF